DNA sequence from the Cellulophaga sp. HaHaR_3_176 genome:
AAGTCTTTCCATCGTATCAGATTCTATATAGCAAATGATAGAATCCTCAAGCGTTTGCGCCACTTCTTTAGAAGCCGCTTCAAGATTAAATAATGAAAGTTCTCCAAAAATATTACCATTTTTAACGATGTACTTTGTTGTATTATTAGTGGTGTCCATGATTTTAACTGCGCCTTTTTTTAAAAAGAAAACACACTTCTTATTGCGGGTACCAATTTGTATAGTTTGCCCCTTATCAATATTTTCCATCTCTAACAAATCGCACATTTCCATCATTGTGGACATTCCTAATTTTTCAAAAAGATTAAAATCTTGTAGAAACCAATAAGTAGTAAGTGTTTTCAATAGTTACTGATTTTAAGCTAATTACAAAATTAGAAATAATTGCCGTGACTTGCATCTAAAGTGTTTTCTTAAGTTACCTTATGCGACACTTCAAATTCATTTATCTCCATAAGAGATTTTAGTATTAGACGCCACAAAGGATCAATAATTACATTTTATAATTATTTAAACGTTAACATCTTTAGGTTATTGTAAATTTTAACACGTAAAAAGCTACAAAAATACGTACAGCATTTAAAGTGCATATTGCAGAAGAAAGAAGACGAGAACTTGCATTAGAGAGCCATATCATCTATGACTAAAATAGAACTGATGCCGTTTAATAGGTCATATTAACACTGTAGTAAATGTAGGAAAGTTAAATTATCACGCAAGTGAAATTGCAGCTTCAAGAATGGAGCAAATTTTAGGTTATTGACTTCTATTTTGGTTCATAATGAAAACCGCAGCGATGCTCCGTTATTTTTTTATACCTTAAATCATGGTTTATTAGAATATATTTAAGGGAACGTATGCTGTTTTTATACTTGATATTTTAGCATCATGAACAGTCCACGCAAAATACATTTTGTCGCCTACTCTTTCCATTTGAGGAAACCCAGTGTTTCGAGAGTCGCCCATTACACTTATAGAAATTGGCGTAGATTGCATCCCATCTTTAGTTACTTTCATCGCCTTTAAGTAGGTTGTTTTCGCAATTGTTTCCATCCAACTTACAATAGCAGTATCAGGGTTTAGCATTTCAACATCTACCCTACCCAAAGTTTCCTTATTGCTTATTAAAATAGGCTCTAAAAAATCTTCGCCTCCGTTTTTAGAAAAAACTAACTGCACTTTTGGTTTCCCATTTACTGCCGTAAACCAAGCAACTACAACATTATTTTCAATAGCATCTACCTTAGGTCCGTTAACAGGACAGCCTTTTATTTCCCATCCATCCTTATGAATAAATTTAGGAGTTGTCCATTTTCCATCTACGCGTCTTGTAATGGCTATATCTCTAATCTCTTCATCAGTACGGTCTCTATATAAAACAATAGGACCATTAGCCGTAATTGCCGCAGTAGTTTGGCAACAGCTACAGGTTTTAGGATCTAGAAGCATTTCTTCACTAACGGTACCTTCAGAAGAAACCTCAGCTGCTCTAATAGCCATAGTCTCTCCGTGACCCGCATGCGCATCAGCGGCATCAGACATTGTATTTCTCCCGTCTAGCCAAGTGATAAAAAATGAATCCTCTTGATAGGGCAAAGCCGTTACAAAACCATGTTCTGTTTTTGTATTATCGGTATGTAATTCCTTCTGTGTTTGCCATTTTGAGACATCCTGCGGTAAAACATTTAATTTGATGTCATATGCAAAAGTTTCTTTAGAAGATTTTTTAAGG
Encoded proteins:
- a CDS encoding Crp/Fnr family transcriptional regulator, whose amino-acid sequence is MKTLTTYWFLQDFNLFEKLGMSTMMEMCDLLEMENIDKGQTIQIGTRNKKCVFFLKKGAVKIMDTTNNTTKYIVKNGNIFGELSLFNLEAASKEVAQTLEDSIICYIESDTMERLIEKHSSLKNRILKIYGLRIQKLENRLENLLFKGSKTRIEDFIESYIKEFGVVKEHKIEAKNLLSHKDIANLTNTSRQTVNNVLSTLRKEKKIFYDSKYISILHRNIPEN